The Xanthomonas sontii genome contains a region encoding:
- a CDS encoding phosphotransferase — translation MHGRDAIAALVPHQGLMCLWEQVVAWDAQRVVLRSVAHRHTAHPLRSGDRLRALHLCEYGAQAMAVHGGLLGRAAGTPVRPGMLVALRGVQLHVAELQDLPGPIEGEAEVLLQAEDSQQYAFRITHAGQLLAEGRATVMLGAA, via the coding sequence TTGCACGGGCGCGACGCCATCGCCGCGCTGGTCCCGCACCAGGGCCTGATGTGCCTGTGGGAACAGGTGGTGGCCTGGGACGCGCAGCGCGTGGTATTGCGCAGCGTCGCGCATCGCCACACCGCGCATCCGCTGCGCAGTGGCGATCGGCTGCGCGCGCTGCACCTGTGCGAGTACGGTGCGCAGGCGATGGCGGTGCACGGTGGCCTGCTCGGTCGCGCCGCGGGCACGCCGGTGCGGCCGGGCATGCTGGTGGCGCTGCGCGGGGTGCAGTTGCACGTCGCCGAACTGCAGGATCTGCCGGGTCCGATCGAAGGCGAGGCCGAGGTGCTGCTGCAGGCCGAGGACAGCCAGCAGTACGCCTTCCGCATCACCCATGCCGGGCAGTTGCTGGCCGAGGGCCGCGCGACGGTGATGCTGGGCGCGGCATAG